The nucleotide window GCTTCATAAAGTCCACCAACGCGGCCCACTTTAATATTGATTACCTTACAGCTCCCAAATTCTATCGCTTTACGTGCATCGTCAAAGGTGACAATGCTTTCATCCAAACAAATAGGTGTCCGAATTTCTTTTTGCAACTGAGCATGTTCGATAATATCATCGTGTGCCAGGGGCTGCTCAATCATCATTAAGTTAAAATCGTCTAATGCTTTTAAGCGATCGATATCCTGTAGCGAATAGGAGGAATTGGCATCTGCCATGATGGACAGGTCTGGGTAGTGGTGACGGATTTCTGAAAGAAAAGCGTAATCCTGTTTGGGATTTATTTTTACTTTAATCCGCTGATAACCTTGGTCAAGGTATTGCTCAATTTGCTGTAATGCTTTTACGGTCGAGTCCGTTGCCACCACCACACCAGAAGCAATAAGGGGGCGTGTGCCGCAGATTACTTTTGAGAGCGGCTCTAATTTAGACTTCGCATATAAATCCCACAGGGCTGTTTCTAAGGCTGCTTTAGCCATATTGTTTCTTCTGATTCTGCTAAAAAGATGGGAGGCCTCCTTAGGGTGTTGGATTGGATGTTTTTGCAGTAATGGAATCAACATATCCGTTAACATATGTAAACTGGTTGCAACCGTTTCTTCGGTATACCACGGCGTAGAAAAAGCAACTCCTTCCCCATACCCTGTCAGACCATCTTTGCTGGTAACCTTTACGATAATTCCTTCACGGTCATTCACCGCACCTAAATGCGTCAGAAACGGAGACCTTAATGGCATTTGAATCACAAAGAGCTCAATCGAGGCTATTTTCATCGTTTGTCACCCACTCGCGCAATGTTCTTCTCAGTAGTTTTTTAGCCGCGTTTCTTGGGAGCTTTTCAGTAAAATAGAAAACTTTTGGCACCTTGTATCTAGCAAGTTGCTTTTGGCAAAATTGCTGAAGCTCATCCGTGGAAACAAAGTTGTTTTTTACGATGAAAGCAACAGGTACCTGTCCCCATTTCGCATCATCGACGCCTGTGACACCAGCTTCTACAACTGCCGGATGGGCCAATAAAACTGCTTCGATTTCAGCTGGGTATATGTTTTCTCCGCCCGAAATAATCAAATCAGAACGGCGGTCGATGACATATAAAAATCCTTCACCATCTAAATAGCCAATATCTCCTGTATAAAACCAGCCATCACGAAATCTTTCTTCCATAGCTTTTGGACAATATAAATATCCTGGTGTAACGTTTGGTCCCTTTACGGTAATTTCACCA belongs to Neobacillus sp. OS1-2 and includes:
- the menC gene encoding o-succinylbenzoate synthase, whose translation is MKIASIELFVIQMPLRSPFLTHLGAVNDREGIIVKVTSKDGLTGYGEGVAFSTPWYTEETVATSLHMLTDMLIPLLQKHPIQHPKEASHLFSRIRRNNMAKAALETALWDLYAKSKLEPLSKVICGTRPLIASGVVVATDSTVKALQQIEQYLDQGYQRIKVKINPKQDYAFLSEIRHHYPDLSIMADANSSYSLQDIDRLKALDDFNLMMIEQPLAHDDIIEHAQLQKEIRTPICLDESIVTFDDARKAIEFGSCKVINIKVGRVGGLYEAKRIHDYCFERGIPVWCGGMIEFGISRAHNIALASLPGFSIPGDISASSRFWDEDIITPEVTVENGFITVPESPGIGYEINENRLLEVLLAKKLFSFPQ